A window of Paenibacillus sp. 19GGS1-52 contains these coding sequences:
- a CDS encoding oxidoreductase, whose protein sequence is MVCSFRQFSGRNGLLSLVISSNNNLITNLWRSIMLTQQVPIGSGFGASTTADEIIRGIDLSGTIAIITGGYSGIGLETTRVLRSAGAKVIVPARDLDKASAALKEIDGVEIEAMDLMDPASIDAFAEKFLASGQPLHILVNSAGIMATPLLRDARGYESQFATNHLGHFQLGARLWPALRQANGARVVSVSSWGHRQSPIVFDDPHFERRDYSPMSAYGQSKTANILFALAVDERGKAAGIRAFSLHPGSIVETGLSRFASKEQLQAIGVIDGDGKPILDPSKNLKTVEQGAATSVWCAISPQLDGIGGVYCENNDIAPLVEDAAKWNNDSVRRVGSLALGVMPYAVDPEAADRLWSLSEELLGWTPSYRG, encoded by the coding sequence GTGGTTTGCAGCTTTAGGCAATTTTCAGGCAGGAACGGTCTACTTAGTCTCGTCATTTCAAGTAATAATAACCTTATAACAAATTTATGGAGGTCTATTATGTTAACACAACAAGTTCCGATTGGCTCCGGTTTTGGAGCTTCCACGACAGCTGACGAGATCATTCGCGGCATTGATCTGAGTGGCACAATCGCCATCATCACCGGCGGTTATTCCGGTATCGGTCTGGAGACCACACGTGTACTTCGTTCAGCAGGTGCGAAGGTTATCGTTCCAGCCCGCGATCTTGACAAGGCTTCCGCTGCGCTGAAAGAGATAGACGGAGTAGAGATCGAAGCTATGGATCTGATGGATCCAGCTTCAATCGATGCCTTTGCCGAGAAGTTTCTGGCCTCTGGCCAGCCACTGCACATTCTAGTGAACAGCGCAGGCATCATGGCTACTCCCCTATTGCGTGATGCGCGGGGATATGAGTCGCAATTCGCAACAAACCATCTGGGGCACTTCCAGTTGGGGGCACGCCTATGGCCTGCTTTACGCCAAGCGAATGGGGCCCGGGTAGTCTCAGTATCCTCCTGGGGTCATCGCCAATCCCCCATCGTGTTTGACGATCCCCATTTCGAACGCCGCGACTATAGTCCAATGTCAGCCTATGGTCAGTCGAAGACGGCCAACATCCTCTTCGCACTTGCGGTGGACGAGCGTGGTAAAGCTGCGGGCATACGTGCATTCTCGCTTCATCCGGGCAGCATCGTCGAAACCGGCCTCTCCAGATTCGCATCGAAGGAGCAGTTGCAAGCGATCGGGGTGATTGATGGAGACGGAAAACCTATCCTTGACCCGTCGAAGAACCTGAAGACGGTCGAGCAAGGGGCTGCGACCAGTGTCTGGTGCGCAATAAGCCCGCAACTGGATGGCATCGGCGGCGTCTATTGCGAGAACAATGACATCGCCCCGTTGGTGGAGGATGCGGCTAAATGGAACAATGATTCGGTGCGCCGAGTTGGATCATTGGCTCTTGGTGTCATGCCTTATGCCGTCGATCCTGAAGCCGCTGATCGCCTCTGGAGCTTGAGCGAAGAGCTATTAGGATGGACGCCAAGTTATCGGGGATAA
- a CDS encoding MFS transporter codes for MKATQQERNMRVEKNALIEGKILSTGLSGSRYEHWLLVLGIIFVAAALRAPFTSVGPLLETIRDDLGLTNTLAGAITTLPLLAFALVSPFAPKLAHRYGLANVLLVSMLTLAIGILIRSSAGAVMLLTGTAMLGLSIAVCNVLLPGLIKGKFPHHIGLMTGVYTVSMNICAATASGISVPLANSGLGWRGTLALWFVIAALATLFWIPQMCKLGQGSRNNALSTTGNMWRSKLAWQVTLFMGLQSLLYYVLIAWFSVILVERGMTSSHAGWILSLMQLAQLPFTFFVPLWAGRMKNQRPLVIISSVLFILGISGVWLGSSDWMALWAICIGIAGGFAFGLVMMFFSLRTRSTQEASELSGMAQSVGYLLAATGPVLFGLLHDMTNSWSIPLVLLLGASVLLLVVGLGAANNRYVGD; via the coding sequence ATGAAGGCAACGCAGCAAGAGAGAAACATGAGAGTAGAAAAAAACGCTTTAATAGAAGGAAAGATTCTATCTACAGGCTTGTCCGGCTCTAGGTATGAGCATTGGCTATTGGTGCTGGGAATTATATTTGTGGCAGCTGCACTACGTGCTCCGTTTACCTCTGTTGGACCTCTGCTGGAAACGATCCGCGATGATCTCGGGTTAACCAATACATTAGCAGGAGCCATTACCACCTTGCCTTTACTTGCTTTTGCGTTGGTATCACCGTTTGCACCGAAGCTGGCGCATCGTTACGGCTTGGCGAATGTTCTGTTAGTTTCCATGCTAACACTGGCTATTGGTATTCTGATTCGCTCATCAGCAGGAGCGGTAATGTTATTAACAGGTACGGCCATGCTCGGACTTTCGATAGCCGTCTGCAATGTACTGCTGCCAGGGTTAATCAAAGGAAAGTTCCCGCATCATATTGGTCTAATGACTGGGGTCTATACAGTTTCCATGAATATATGTGCTGCTACTGCCTCGGGTATAAGTGTACCCTTGGCGAATTCCGGCTTGGGCTGGAGAGGGACTTTAGCCCTCTGGTTCGTGATCGCTGCTCTGGCCACCCTGTTCTGGATTCCGCAAATGTGTAAACTGGGTCAAGGGAGTCGGAATAACGCCTTGTCTACTACAGGAAATATGTGGCGTTCCAAGCTGGCCTGGCAGGTTACCTTGTTTATGGGCTTGCAGTCGCTGCTCTATTACGTCTTGATTGCTTGGTTCTCCGTGATCCTGGTTGAACGCGGAATGACTTCAAGCCATGCCGGCTGGATTCTTTCGCTGATGCAGCTGGCTCAGCTGCCCTTTACCTTTTTCGTACCGCTATGGGCTGGACGTATGAAGAATCAGCGTCCGCTGGTCATTATTAGTTCTGTACTATTCATCCTTGGGATTAGCGGAGTTTGGCTCGGAAGTAGCGACTGGATGGCCTTATGGGCAATTTGTATCGGTATTGCTGGTGGTTTTGCTTTTGGACTGGTGATGATGTTCTTCAGTCTTCGCACAAGAAGCACCCAAGAAGCCAGTGAACTCTCCGGAATGGCCCAGTCTGTAGGCTACTTATTGGCTGCAACAGGGCCGGTGTTGTTCGGATTACTCCACGATATGACTAACAGCTGGAGTATTCCGCTGGTGCTGCTGCTGGGTGCAAGTGTACTGCTGCTGGTAGTGGGACTTGGCGCTGCAAACAATCGTTATGTAGGGGATTGA